Proteins from one Pseudomonas bijieensis genomic window:
- the hrpA gene encoding ATP-dependent RNA helicase HrpA has protein sequence MTDQAPAIDKLLKNLDHAMLADRHRLRRQLLELRKKPDEAKLAQWVTRMQASCDQVLARKASLPVIRYDDNLPIAAKRDEIKQALLKHQVLIIAGETGSGKTTQLPKICLEIGRGQHGLIGHTQPRRIAARSVASRVAEELATPLGALVGYQVRFEDQSDANTLIKLMTDGILLAETQNDRYLERYDTIIVDEAHERSLNIDFLLGYLKTLLPRRPDLKVIITSATIDLERFSKHFDDAPIVEVSGRTFPVETWYRPLTLEQDEEGNRVEDDLTVDQAILATLDEIAAYERSERRSPGDVLVFLPGEREIRDAAEMLRKAQLKHTEILPLYARLSPAEQQRIFQSHPGRRVVLATNVAETSLTVPGIRYVIDSGTARISRYSYRAKVQRLPIEAISQASANQRKGRCGRVEPGICVRLYSEEDFLGRPEFTDPEILRTNLAAVILQMLHLRLGEITDFPFIEPPDGKAISDGFNLLQELSAVDRNSQLTPLGRQLARLPVDPRMGRMLLEAAKLGSLQEVLIVASAMSIQDPRERPPERQQAADQAHAQWKDADSDFAGLVNLWRGFEEQRQALTASPLRNWCRKNFLNYLRLREWRDSHRQLSLICRDMQLSLNKDPADYPKLHKAVLSGLLSQIGQKTEDGDYLGARQRRFWVHPSSGLGKKRPQWLMTAELVETTKLYARMVAKIEPDWIEPLAGHLIKKNHFEPHWEKKRGQVVAYEQITLFGLIVVGRRPVHYGPVDPVVSRELFIREALVRGEIQSKAKCLDANTKLLEQLDELEAKARRRDILADEETLFAFYDARLPAEIHQTATFDSWYRINSQKDPQLLIMREEDVLAREASEVTAAYYPDTLRVGDLTLPLSYHFEPNHPRDGVTLRVPAPLLPMLPPERLDWLVPGMIEAKCIALVRNLPKALRKNFVPVPDFVKAALQRITFAEGSLPQSLGRELLRMTGARVSDEAWAEAAQQVESHLRMNLEIVDGQGKFLGEGRDLAELTARFAEASQAALAVPQTAKSQAPVEAKVFAPVAEKTQQKIAGLSMTVYPALVEEGGVVKEGRFPTPAEAEFQHRRALQRLLMQQLAESAKFQRGKLPGLTELGLLYRDLGRIDSLVEDILLVSLDSCVLEGEASLPRDGAALASLAERKRGGWTEHAERLAKLTLDILKLWHGLQKRFKGKIDLAQAVALNDIKQQLSHLVYPGFVRETPHQWLKELPRYLKAIEQRFEKLGSQVQKDRVWSGELSNLWAQYQTRASKHLQEGKRDPQLELYRWWLEEYRVSLFAQQLGTKVPISDKRLSKQWGQVEA, from the coding sequence ATGACTGACCAAGCCCCCGCTATCGACAAGCTGCTGAAAAACCTCGATCACGCCATGCTCGCCGACCGTCACCGGTTGCGGCGGCAGTTGCTTGAGCTGCGCAAGAAACCCGACGAGGCCAAGCTGGCCCAGTGGGTGACGCGCATGCAGGCGTCGTGCGATCAGGTGCTGGCGCGCAAGGCGAGCTTGCCGGTGATCCGCTATGACGACAATTTGCCGATTGCCGCCAAGCGCGACGAAATCAAGCAGGCGTTGCTCAAGCATCAGGTGTTGATCATCGCCGGCGAAACCGGCTCGGGGAAAACCACGCAGTTGCCGAAGATCTGCCTGGAAATCGGTCGCGGCCAGCATGGCTTGATCGGTCACACCCAGCCGCGCCGGATCGCTGCCCGCAGCGTCGCCAGTCGGGTGGCCGAGGAACTGGCCACCCCCTTGGGGGCGCTGGTGGGTTATCAGGTGCGGTTCGAGGACCAGAGCGACGCCAACACCCTGATCAAGTTGATGACCGACGGCATCCTGCTGGCCGAGACCCAGAACGACCGCTACCTCGAACGCTACGACACGATCATTGTCGACGAAGCCCACGAGCGCAGCCTGAACATCGACTTCCTGCTCGGCTACCTCAAGACGCTGCTGCCGCGCCGCCCGGACCTGAAAGTCATCATCACCTCGGCGACCATCGACCTGGAGCGCTTTTCCAAGCATTTCGATGACGCGCCGATCGTGGAAGTCTCGGGCCGCACCTTCCCGGTGGAAACCTGGTATCGCCCGCTGACCCTGGAGCAGGACGAAGAAGGCAACCGCGTCGAGGACGACTTGACCGTCGACCAGGCGATTCTCGCCACCCTCGATGAAATCGCCGCCTACGAGCGCAGCGAGCGCCGCAGCCCCGGGGATGTGCTGGTGTTCCTGCCGGGCGAACGGGAGATTCGCGACGCAGCCGAAATGCTGCGCAAGGCCCAACTCAAGCACACCGAGATTCTGCCGCTGTACGCGCGCCTGTCGCCGGCCGAACAGCAACGGATCTTCCAGTCCCATCCAGGCCGTCGCGTGGTCCTGGCGACCAACGTCGCCGAAACCTCGCTGACCGTGCCGGGCATCCGTTACGTGATCGACAGCGGCACCGCGCGCATCAGCCGCTACAGCTATCGGGCCAAGGTCCAGCGCCTGCCCATCGAAGCCATTTCCCAGGCCAGCGCCAACCAGCGCAAGGGTCGCTGCGGACGGGTCGAGCCGGGGATTTGTGTGCGGTTGTACAGCGAAGAGGATTTCCTCGGTCGGCCGGAATTCACCGACCCGGAGATCTTGCGCACCAACCTGGCGGCGGTGATCCTGCAGATGTTGCACCTGCGCCTTGGCGAGATCACCGATTTCCCGTTCATCGAGCCGCCGGACGGCAAGGCCATCAGCGACGGTTTCAACCTGCTGCAAGAATTGTCGGCGGTGGACCGCAACAGTCAACTGACCCCACTCGGTCGCCAGTTGGCGCGCCTGCCGGTGGACCCGCGCATGGGCCGCATGCTGCTGGAAGCGGCGAAGCTGGGCAGTTTGCAGGAAGTGCTGATCGTCGCCAGCGCCATGTCGATCCAGGACCCGCGCGAGCGCCCGCCTGAGCGTCAACAAGCGGCCGACCAGGCCCACGCCCAGTGGAAGGATGCGGACTCGGACTTTGCCGGGCTGGTCAACCTGTGGCGCGGTTTCGAAGAGCAGCGCCAGGCCCTGACCGCCAGCCCGCTGCGCAACTGGTGTCGCAAGAACTTCCTCAACTACCTGCGCCTGCGTGAATGGCGTGATTCCCATCGCCAGTTGAGTCTGATCTGCCGCGACATGCAGTTGAGCCTCAACAAAGACCCGGCCGATTACCCGAAACTGCACAAGGCGGTGCTCTCGGGCCTGTTGAGCCAGATCGGCCAGAAAACCGAAGACGGCGACTACCTCGGCGCCCGTCAGCGGCGGTTCTGGGTCCACCCCTCGTCGGGCCTGGGCAAGAAGCGTCCGCAGTGGTTGATGACCGCTGAGCTGGTGGAAACCACCAAGCTCTACGCGCGCATGGTAGCCAAGATCGAGCCGGACTGGATCGAGCCGCTGGCCGGGCACTTGATCAAGAAAAACCACTTCGAACCCCATTGGGAGAAGAAGCGCGGGCAAGTGGTGGCGTATGAGCAGATCACCCTGTTCGGGCTGATTGTCGTCGGTCGGCGACCGGTGCATTACGGGCCGGTGGACCCGGTGGTGTCGCGGGAGCTGTTCATCCGTGAGGCGTTGGTGCGCGGTGAGATCCAGTCCAAGGCCAAGTGCCTGGACGCCAATACCAAGTTGCTGGAGCAGCTCGACGAACTGGAAGCCAAGGCCCGCCGCCGTGACATCCTGGCGGACGAAGAAACCCTGTTCGCTTTCTACGATGCGCGTTTGCCGGCCGAGATCCACCAGACCGCGACCTTCGACAGCTGGTACCGGATCAACAGCCAGAAAGATCCGCAGCTACTGATCATGCGCGAAGAAGACGTGCTGGCCCGCGAGGCCAGTGAAGTCACGGCCGCGTACTACCCGGACACATTGCGCGTCGGCGATCTGACCTTGCCGTTGAGCTATCACTTCGAGCCCAACCATCCTCGTGATGGCGTGACGCTGCGGGTACCGGCGCCGCTGTTGCCAATGCTGCCGCCGGAACGCCTGGATTGGTTGGTGCCGGGAATGATCGAGGCCAAGTGCATCGCCCTGGTGCGCAACCTGCCCAAGGCCTTGCGCAAGAACTTCGTGCCGGTGCCGGACTTCGTCAAGGCCGCACTGCAACGCATCACCTTCGCCGAAGGCTCGTTGCCGCAATCCCTGGGCCGCGAACTGCTGCGCATGACCGGCGCGCGGGTCAGCGACGAAGCCTGGGCGGAAGCGGCGCAGCAGGTGGAAAGCCATCTGCGTATGAACCTGGAAATCGTCGACGGCCAGGGCAAGTTCCTTGGCGAAGGTCGCGACCTGGCCGAACTGACGGCGCGCTTTGCCGAAGCCAGCCAGGCGGCCTTGGCCGTGCCGCAAACGGCGAAGAGCCAGGCACCGGTGGAGGCGAAGGTTTTCGCACCGGTGGCGGAGAAAACCCAACAGAAGATCGCCGGGCTGTCGATGACGGTCTACCCGGCGCTGGTGGAAGAGGGCGGCGTGGTCAAGGAAGGGCGATTCCCGACCCCGGCCGAAGCCGAGTTCCAGCATCGTCGTGCCTTGCAGCGCTTGTTGATGCAGCAATTGGCCGAGTCGGCCAAGTTCCAGCGCGGCAAGCTGCCCGGCCTGACGGAGCTGGGCCTGTTGTACCGCGACCTGGGTCGCATCGACAGCCTGGTGGAAGACATCCTGCTGGTCAGCCTCGACAGTTGCGTGCTCGAAGGCGAAGCGAGCCTGCCCCGTGACGGCGCAGCGCTGGCTTCCCTGGCCGAGCGCAAGCGTGGCGGCTGGACCGAACACGCCGAACGCCTGGCGAAGCTGACCCTGGACATCCTCAAGCTCTGGCACGGCCTGCAAAAACGCTTCAAGGGCAAGATCGACCTGGCCCAGGCCGTGGCGTTGAACGACATCAAGCAACAGCTCAGCCACCTGGTGTATCCGGGCTTCGTCCGCGAAACCCCCCATCAATGGCTCAAGGAACTGCCGCGCTACCTCAAGGCCATCGAGCAACGCTTCGAGAAACTGGGCAGCCAGGTGCAGAAAGACCGGGTCTGGAGCGGCGAACTGTCGAACCTCTGGGCCCAATACCAGACCCGCGCCAGCAAACACCTCCAGGAAGGCAAGCGCGATCCGCAACTGGAGCTGTATCGCTGGTGGCTGGAGGAGTACCGGGTGTCGCTGTTCGCCCAGCAGTTGGGGACCAAGGTGCCGATTTCCGATAAGCGCTTGAGTAAGCAGTGGGGGCAGGTGGAGGCCTGA
- the aceK gene encoding bifunctional isocitrate dehydrogenase kinase/phosphatase, with translation MPQPWPAIEIARSILDGFDDYREHFRQITDGARARFEQALWLEAQAASAARINLYEEKVFETVAKLHKAFDAETLMDVGCWPLVKSAYISLIDLRFDDELSETWYNSIFCGLFSHDLISDGTMFIHTTRPSLRRARAAQTRTYKPQGQLDRILASVFADYRFSEDYADLPGDLQRLEAQLRENLPDWVCKDPELTVELFSSVLYRNKGAYLVGRIYTRDDQWPLVIPLLHREGRGIQIDALITDEAQVSIIFSFTRSYFMVDVPVPAEFIGFLKRILPGKHIAELYTSIGFYKHGKSEFYRALINHLANTDDQFIMAPGVRGMVMSVFTLPGFNTVFKIIKDRFSPSKNVDRATVIEKYRLVKSVDRVGRMADTQEFADFRFPLSKFEPACLEELLEVAPSTVSVEGDTVLIRHCWTERRMTPLNLYLENANDAQVREALEDYGLAIKQLAAANIFPGDMLLKNFGVTRHGRVVFYDYDEICFLTEANFRHIPQPRTPEDEMASEPWYSIGPLDVFPEEFPPFLFADAGQRKLFDQLHGELYNADYWKGLQEAIRAGKVIDVFPYRRKDLDNE, from the coding sequence ATGCCGCAGCCATGGCCCGCCATTGAAATCGCCCGTTCGATCCTCGACGGCTTCGACGATTATCGTGAGCATTTCCGGCAGATCACCGATGGCGCCCGCGCCCGGTTCGAGCAGGCCCTGTGGCTGGAGGCGCAAGCGGCTTCGGCGGCGCGCATCAACTTGTATGAAGAAAAAGTCTTCGAAACCGTCGCCAAGCTGCACAAGGCCTTCGATGCCGAAACCCTGATGGATGTGGGCTGCTGGCCGCTGGTCAAAAGCGCCTACATCAGCCTGATCGACCTGCGCTTCGACGATGAGCTGTCGGAAACCTGGTACAACTCGATCTTCTGCGGGTTGTTCAGCCACGACCTGATCAGCGACGGCACCATGTTCATCCACACCACCCGGCCCAGCCTGCGTCGGGCCCGCGCTGCCCAGACCCGCACCTACAAGCCTCAGGGGCAGTTGGACCGGATACTGGCGAGCGTGTTCGCCGACTACCGTTTCAGCGAGGACTACGCCGATTTGCCGGGCGACCTGCAACGCCTCGAAGCGCAGTTGCGCGAGAACCTGCCGGACTGGGTCTGCAAGGATCCGGAACTGACGGTGGAGTTGTTTTCTTCGGTGCTCTATCGCAACAAGGGGGCCTACCTGGTGGGGCGGATCTACACCCGCGACGATCAATGGCCGCTGGTGATCCCGCTGTTGCACCGTGAGGGCCGGGGTATCCAGATCGATGCGCTGATCACCGACGAGGCGCAGGTCTCGATCATCTTCTCGTTCACCCGCTCGTACTTCATGGTAGACGTGCCAGTGCCGGCGGAATTCATCGGCTTTCTCAAGCGCATCCTGCCGGGCAAACACATCGCCGAGTTGTACACCTCCATCGGTTTCTACAAGCACGGCAAATCGGAGTTCTACCGGGCACTGATCAATCATCTGGCGAACACCGACGACCAGTTCATCATGGCCCCCGGTGTGCGTGGCATGGTCATGAGCGTGTTCACCCTGCCGGGCTTCAACACGGTGTTCAAGATCATCAAGGACCGGTTCTCGCCGTCGAAAAACGTCGACCGGGCCACGGTGATCGAGAAGTACCGATTAGTGAAAAGCGTCGACCGGGTCGGGCGCATGGCCGATACCCAGGAGTTCGCCGATTTTCGTTTTCCCCTGAGCAAATTCGAGCCGGCGTGCCTTGAGGAACTGCTGGAAGTGGCGCCGTCCACGGTGTCGGTGGAAGGCGATACGGTGCTGATCCGTCACTGCTGGACCGAACGCCGGATGACACCGTTGAACCTGTACCTGGAAAACGCCAACGACGCCCAGGTGCGCGAGGCCCTGGAAGACTATGGCCTGGCGATCAAGCAACTGGCGGCGGCGAATATCTTCCCCGGCGACATGCTGCTCAAGAACTTCGGCGTGACCCGCCACGGCCGCGTGGTGTTCTACGACTATGATGAAATCTGCTTCCTCACCGAAGCCAACTTCCGCCACATCCCCCAGCCCCGCACGCCGGAAGACGAAATGGCTTCCGAGCCCTGGTATTCCATCGGCCCGCTGGACGTGTTCCCCGAAGAATTCCCGCCGTTCCTGTTCGCCGACGCGGGGCAGCGCAAGCTGTTCGACCAGTTGCACGGTGAGTTGTACAACGCCGATTACTGGAAAGGCCTGCAAGAGGCGATTCGGGCGGGGAAGGTGATCGATGTGTTCCCGTATCGGCGCAAGGACCTGGACAACGAGTAA
- a CDS encoding DMT family transporter, whose amino-acid sequence MNLVDILRLLSLAAIWGASFLFMRIIAPVIGTIPTAFFRVSIAFVGLLVILALMRVDWNFRGKLKVVMGLGLINSGIPATFYSVAAQVLPAGYSAIFNATTPLMGVLIGGLFFSEKLTLAKVSGVCLGLLGVGILTRAGPVAFDLQLLMGALACLLATTCYGFAGFLTRRWLDHQGGLDSRLSALGSMFGATVFLLPLFGYSVISQPPASWGGWSVWLSLLGLGLVCTALAYILYFRLLSSIGPVKSMTVTFLIPPFGVLWGALLLDEPLGMAHLYGGVLIAAALWLVLKPAAAKPAEVSAR is encoded by the coding sequence GTGAACCTCGTCGATATCCTGCGTTTACTGTCACTGGCCGCCATCTGGGGGGCCAGTTTCCTGTTCATGCGCATTATCGCCCCCGTCATTGGCACAATCCCCACTGCTTTTTTTCGCGTGTCCATCGCCTTCGTCGGGTTGCTGGTGATCCTGGCCCTGATGCGCGTCGACTGGAATTTTCGCGGCAAGCTCAAAGTCGTGATGGGGCTGGGCCTGATCAACTCGGGCATTCCGGCAACGTTCTATTCAGTGGCGGCCCAGGTGCTACCGGCCGGTTACTCGGCGATCTTCAACGCCACCACGCCATTGATGGGGGTATTGATCGGCGGTTTGTTCTTCAGCGAAAAACTCACCCTGGCCAAGGTCAGCGGTGTCTGCCTGGGGCTGCTGGGTGTTGGCATCCTGACCCGCGCCGGCCCGGTGGCGTTCGACCTGCAATTGTTGATGGGCGCCCTCGCCTGCCTGCTGGCCACGACCTGCTACGGCTTTGCCGGCTTCCTCACCCGTCGCTGGCTCGATCACCAAGGAGGCCTGGACAGCCGTCTCTCGGCCCTGGGCAGCATGTTCGGTGCCACGGTGTTCTTGCTGCCGCTGTTTGGCTACAGCGTCATCAGCCAGCCACCGGCCAGCTGGGGTGGCTGGAGCGTCTGGTTGTCACTGCTGGGGCTGGGCCTGGTGTGTACCGCCCTGGCATACATTCTTTACTTCCGCTTGCTCAGTTCCATCGGTCCGGTCAAATCGATGACCGTGACCTTCCTGATTCCACCGTTCGGTGTGTTGTGGGGGGCGTTGCTGCTGGATGAGCCGTTGGGGATGGCGCATTTGTATGGCGGGGTGTTGATTGCGGCGGCGTTGTGGTTGGTGCTCAAGCCCGCTGCGGCGAAACCGGCTGAAGTGTCTGCCCGGTAG
- a CDS encoding DMT family transporter — translation MFSLSKNALLAAASTSLFVFLWSSGAIFSKLGLAHASPFAFLLIRFAIALFALVLLIPLLKFKLPKTGKPMLYAATTGLVLLGAYQIFYLLALQMSVTPGVMATLMGVQPILTVVLMERQRSWSRMFGLVLGLVGLVMVVYQGIGLAGMSLAGMVCGLLALVSMTAGSIMQKRITDNPLGTLPVQYLAGLLLCAVFVPFQPFHFEYSTGFFVPVLWMGLVVSVLATLLLYRLIARGNLVNVTSLFYLVPAVTAIMDYLVFGNRLALLSLLGMVLIIVGLVFVFRKSR, via the coding sequence ATGTTTTCCCTTTCCAAAAACGCCTTATTGGCGGCGGCTTCCACGAGCCTGTTCGTTTTTCTGTGGAGCAGTGGGGCGATCTTTTCCAAGCTGGGCCTGGCCCACGCTTCACCCTTCGCCTTTTTGCTGATCCGTTTTGCCATTGCGCTGTTTGCGTTGGTGCTGTTGATTCCGTTGCTCAAGTTCAAGCTGCCCAAGACCGGCAAGCCGATGCTGTACGCGGCAACCACCGGGTTGGTGCTGCTGGGCGCCTACCAGATTTTTTATCTGCTGGCGCTGCAAATGAGTGTCACTCCCGGGGTCATGGCAACCCTGATGGGCGTGCAACCGATCCTGACCGTGGTGCTCATGGAACGTCAGCGATCCTGGTCGCGGATGTTCGGCCTGGTGCTGGGGTTGGTCGGGTTGGTCATGGTGGTGTACCAAGGCATTGGCCTGGCGGGCATGTCCCTGGCGGGGATGGTGTGCGGGTTGCTGGCACTGGTGAGCATGACGGCCGGTTCCATCATGCAGAAGCGCATCACCGACAACCCACTGGGTACGCTGCCGGTGCAATACCTGGCCGGATTGTTACTGTGCGCGGTGTTCGTGCCGTTCCAGCCGTTTCACTTCGAATACAGCACGGGGTTCTTCGTGCCGGTGTTGTGGATGGGGCTGGTGGTATCGGTGCTGGCGACGTTGCTGCTGTACCGACTGATCGCCCGTGGCAACCTGGTGAATGTCACCAGCCTGTTCTACCTGGTGCCGGCGGTGACGGCGATCATGGACTACCTGGTGTTTGGCAATCGGCTGGCGTTGTTGAGCTTGCTGGGGATGGTGCTGATCATCGTGGGATTGGTGTTTGTGTTTCGTAAAAGTCGCTGA
- a CDS encoding aspartyl/asparaginyl beta-hydroxylase domain-containing protein → MTVSFAAKASVLLLFLGSTLYVHLRGKARLPMLRQFVNHSALFAPYNTLMYLFSGVPSKPYLDRSKFPELDVLKDNWQVIRDEAMHLFDEGYIRAAEKNNDAGFGSFFKKGWKRFYLKWYDKPLPSAELLCPRTVELVNQIPNVRGAMFALLPGGSHLNPHRDPFAGSLRYHLGLSTPNSDDCRIFVDGQIYAWRDGEDVMFDETYVHWVKNETPQTRVILFCDVERPLKSRLMTRLNRTISAFLGRATAPQNLDDEHVGGINRAYAWSKSFSDGISGRVKQFKRKHPKAYRVMRPVLAVVVLTALGYWLFV, encoded by the coding sequence ATGACCGTTTCGTTTGCCGCCAAGGCCTCAGTGTTGCTGCTGTTTTTGGGCAGTACGCTTTATGTGCATTTGCGCGGTAAGGCGCGTTTGCCGATGTTGCGCCAGTTCGTCAACCACTCGGCGCTGTTCGCCCCCTATAACACCTTGATGTACCTGTTCTCCGGCGTACCCTCGAAACCTTACCTGGACCGCAGCAAGTTTCCCGAGCTGGATGTGCTCAAGGATAACTGGCAAGTCATTCGCGACGAGGCCATGCACTTGTTCGACGAGGGCTATATTCGCGCTGCCGAGAAGAACAACGACGCAGGTTTTGGCTCGTTCTTCAAGAAGGGCTGGAAGCGTTTCTACCTCAAATGGTACGACAAACCGCTGCCGTCGGCTGAGTTGCTGTGCCCCAGGACTGTCGAGCTGGTCAACCAGATCCCCAACGTGCGGGGCGCGATGTTTGCCCTGCTGCCGGGTGGCAGCCACCTGAATCCACATCGAGACCCCTTTGCCGGTTCGTTGCGTTATCACCTGGGGCTGTCCACGCCCAATTCCGATGATTGCCGGATCTTCGTCGACGGCCAGATCTACGCCTGGCGCGATGGCGAAGACGTCATGTTCGATGAAACCTATGTGCACTGGGTGAAGAACGAAACCCCGCAGACCCGCGTGATCCTTTTCTGTGATGTCGAGCGGCCCTTGAAAAGCCGCTTGATGACCCGCCTCAACCGTACCATCAGCGCTTTCCTCGGCCGCGCCACCGCGCCGCAGAACCTGGACGATGAACACGTCGGCGGCATCAACCGGGCGTATGCCTGGAGCAAGTCGTTCAGCGACGGCATCAGTGGCCGGGTCAAGCAATTCAAGCGCAAGCATCCCAAGGCGTACCGGGTGATGCGGCCCGTGTTGGCGGTGGTGGTGCTCACGGCGCTTGGTTATTGGTTGTTCGTTTAA
- the cysK gene encoding cysteine synthase A, which translates to MSRIFADNAHSIGNTPLVQINRIAPRGVTILAKIEGRNPGYSVKCRIGANMIWDAESSGKLKPGMTIVEPTSGNTGIGLAFVAAARGYKLMLTMPASMSIERRKVLKALGAELVLTEPAKGMKGAIEKATEILASDPSKYFMPQQFDNPANPAIHEKTTGPEIWNDTDGAVDVLVAGVGTGGTITGVSRYIKNTCGKPILSVAVEPEVSPVITQAMAGQEIKPSPHKIQGIGAGFVPKNLDLSIVDQVERVSDDESKAMALRLMQEEGILCGISCGAAMAVAVRLAEKPEMQGKTIVVILPDSGERYLSSMLFSDLFTEQEIQQ; encoded by the coding sequence ATGAGCCGTATATTCGCTGACAACGCCCATTCCATCGGTAATACGCCACTGGTACAGATCAACCGCATTGCGCCGCGCGGTGTGACCATCCTGGCCAAGATCGAGGGGCGTAACCCGGGGTATTCGGTCAAATGCCGGATCGGCGCGAACATGATCTGGGACGCTGAAAGCTCGGGCAAACTCAAGCCTGGCATGACCATCGTCGAACCGACTTCGGGCAACACCGGTATTGGCCTGGCGTTCGTCGCCGCCGCCCGTGGCTACAAGCTGATGCTGACCATGCCCGCTTCCATGAGCATCGAGCGGCGCAAGGTGCTCAAGGCCCTGGGTGCTGAGCTGGTGCTCACCGAGCCGGCGAAGGGAATGAAGGGTGCCATCGAGAAAGCCACCGAGATCCTGGCCAGCGATCCATCCAAATACTTCATGCCGCAGCAGTTCGATAACCCGGCGAACCCGGCGATCCACGAAAAAACCACCGGACCGGAAATCTGGAACGACACCGATGGCGCGGTGGATGTGCTCGTCGCGGGCGTGGGCACCGGCGGAACCATTACCGGGGTTTCGCGGTATATCAAGAACACCTGTGGCAAACCGATCCTGTCGGTGGCGGTAGAGCCCGAGGTTTCGCCGGTGATTACCCAGGCGATGGCGGGCCAGGAGATCAAGCCCAGCCCTCACAAGATCCAGGGGATCGGTGCCGGGTTCGTGCCGAAGAACCTCGATCTGTCGATCGTCGACCAGGTCGAGCGGGTCTCCGACGACGAGTCCAAGGCGATGGCCCTGCGCTTGATGCAGGAGGAGGGAATCCTCTGCGGGATCTCTTGTGGCGCGGCGATGGCCGTGGCCGTGCGCCTGGCGGAGAAACCGGAAATGCAGGGCAAGACCATCGTTGTGATCCTGCCGGACTCGGGCGAGCGGTACTTGTCGAGCATGTTGTTCAGTGATCTGTTTACCGAGCAGGAGATTCAGCAGTAA
- a CDS encoding DUF748 domain-containing protein has product MKRRYSWPLWVFATIVAVLVALHFTLPYLVRNYLNDKLADMGDYRGQVLDVDLALWRGAYRINGLKIVKVDGKVPVPFVDAPLIDLSVSWHSLWYDHAVVAEVEFARPEVNFVDGGANRQNSQTGQGTNWREQLEKLLPITFNEVRIRDGKVTFRNFNSKPPVNLRATDVNASFYNLTNVVDTKGKRDARFEGKALVAEHAPLEMQATFDPLSNFEDFDFRLRARNIELRRLNDFAAAYGKFDFNAGHGDLVVEAEADNARLSGYIKPLLRDVDVFDWQQDVENQNKNIFRSVWEALVGTGETALKNQRKNQFATRVELSGNVHQQDISAFEAFLQILRNGFVQAFNARYEQPPPATD; this is encoded by the coding sequence ATGAAGCGTCGATACAGCTGGCCACTGTGGGTTTTCGCCACCATCGTCGCGGTGCTGGTGGCCCTGCATTTCACCCTGCCTTATCTGGTGCGCAACTATCTGAACGACAAACTGGCCGACATGGGCGACTACCGTGGCCAGGTTCTCGATGTAGACCTGGCGCTTTGGCGCGGGGCCTACCGGATCAATGGCCTGAAAATCGTCAAGGTCGACGGCAAGGTCCCGGTGCCGTTCGTCGATGCGCCGTTGATCGACTTGTCCGTGAGCTGGCATTCGCTGTGGTACGACCATGCGGTGGTGGCCGAAGTGGAGTTTGCCCGTCCCGAAGTGAACTTCGTCGACGGTGGGGCCAACCGACAGAACTCCCAGACCGGTCAAGGCACCAACTGGCGCGAGCAACTGGAAAAACTGCTGCCCATCACCTTCAACGAAGTGCGCATCAGGGATGGCAAGGTCACCTTTCGCAATTTCAATTCCAAGCCACCGGTCAACCTGCGGGCCACCGACGTCAACGCCAGCTTCTACAACCTGACCAACGTGGTCGACACAAAAGGCAAGCGCGACGCCCGTTTCGAAGGCAAGGCTCTGGTGGCCGAACATGCGCCCCTGGAAATGCAGGCCACCTTCGACCCCTTGAGCAACTTCGAAGATTTCGATTTTCGCCTGCGGGCCAGGAACATCGAACTCAGGCGCCTTAACGACTTCGCCGCGGCCTATGGCAAATTCGATTTCAACGCCGGCCACGGCGACCTGGTGGTCGAGGCCGAAGCCGACAATGCCCGGCTCAGCGGCTACATCAAGCCATTGCTGCGTGATGTCGATGTGTTCGACTGGCAGCAGGACGTGGAAAACCAGAACAAAAACATCTTCCGCTCGGTCTGGGAAGCGCTGGTCGGCACAGGCGAAACGGCCCTCAAGAACCAGCGCAAGAACCAGTTCGCCACTCGGGTGGAACTCAGCGGCAATGTTCACCAGCAGGACATCAGCGCCTTCGAAGCCTTCCTGCAGATTTTGCGCAACGGTTTCGTCCAGGCCTTCAATGCCCGTTATGAACAACCACCGCCGGCGACCGACTAG